The proteins below are encoded in one region of Reichenbachiella sp. 5M10:
- a CDS encoding CBS domain-containing protein: MVMNYKGATVEPVNGVKYETIADYMAKDLITFSPEMEIAEAIDIMLKKRISGGPVLNEKRELVGMLSEKDCLKVLVQSSYHNIPSGKGKVENYMSENVKTLEMDMDVVSCANEFLTTYFRRFPVTHNGILKGQISRRDIMRAAQKIKSTTW, encoded by the coding sequence ATGGTAATGAATTACAAAGGGGCAACAGTAGAACCTGTCAATGGAGTCAAGTATGAAACGATCGCAGACTACATGGCGAAAGATCTCATTACATTTTCTCCAGAGATGGAAATCGCTGAAGCGATCGATATCATGTTGAAAAAGCGTATTTCGGGCGGTCCTGTGCTCAATGAAAAACGAGAGCTCGTCGGTATGCTATCCGAGAAGGACTGTCTCAAAGTACTTGTGCAATCCTCATATCACAACATCCCTAGTGGCAAAGGAAAAGTGGAGAATTATATGTCTGAGAATGTCAAAACATTAGAAATGGATATGGATGTAGTCTCTTGCGCCAATGAATTTTTGACAACCTATTTTAGACGCTTTCCAGTCACTCATAATGGTATCTTGAAAGGGCAAATTTCTCGTAGAGACATCATGCGTGCTGCCCAAAAAATAAAATCCACAACGTGGTAG
- a CDS encoding RNA polymerase sigma factor RpoD/SigA, with amino-acid sequence MRQLKITQSITNRRESHTLEKYFTEVSSVPMITPDEEVELAQRIKQGDDLALEKLVKANLRFVVSVAKQYQNRSLPLNDLINEGNLGLIKAAKKFDETKGFKFISYAVWWIRQSIMQALAEQSRIVRLPMNKSGAINQIRRAYAELEQKYEREPTEEELADILEMKPSEVRNTLGAEVKQMSMDAPFGEDESGSLLDVLENKTTGPTDGQMVFNDSLKVETIRALSTLTAREREVVKMSFGIGSDNPFTLEEIGDIMGLTRERVRQIREKALQKLREPNKNQRLKEFCAT; translated from the coding sequence ATGAGACAGCTTAAGATCACACAATCCATCACTAACAGACGTGAGAGTCACACACTCGAAAAGTACTTTACGGAGGTTAGTAGTGTGCCAATGATTACTCCTGATGAGGAAGTAGAGTTAGCACAACGTATCAAACAGGGAGATGATCTAGCGTTAGAAAAATTGGTAAAAGCTAACTTGAGGTTTGTAGTATCTGTCGCCAAGCAGTACCAAAACAGAAGCTTGCCACTCAATGACTTGATCAACGAAGGAAACCTTGGACTCATCAAGGCTGCCAAGAAATTTGACGAAACCAAAGGTTTTAAGTTCATTTCATACGCCGTATGGTGGATTCGTCAGTCGATCATGCAAGCCCTAGCTGAGCAATCAAGAATCGTCAGACTACCCATGAACAAATCTGGAGCGATCAATCAAATCAGAAGAGCCTACGCAGAACTCGAACAAAAATACGAGAGAGAACCTACCGAAGAAGAGTTAGCAGACATTTTGGAAATGAAGCCTAGTGAAGTTAGAAACACACTTGGCGCTGAAGTGAAGCAAATGTCTATGGATGCTCCTTTCGGAGAAGACGAATCTGGATCGTTGCTCGATGTACTTGAAAACAAAACCACTGGACCTACAGATGGTCAAATGGTATTCAACGATTCGTTGAAAGTAGAAACAATACGTGCACTATCTACTCTGACAGCTAGAGAAAGAGAAGTAGTCAAAATGAGCTTCGGCATTGGATCTGACAATCCATTTACACTCGAAGAAATCGGTGACATCATGGGGTTGACTAGAGAACGAGTCAGACAAATCAGAGAAAAGGCTCTTCAAAAACTAAGAGAACCAAACAAAAATCAAAGATTGAAAGAATTTTGTGCGACTTGA
- the ruvC gene encoding crossover junction endodeoxyribonuclease RuvC has protein sequence MEKYKEKIILGIDPGTTVMGYGVLLVIGPKLKILQFGVIHLTKYKTHELKLKKIYERVSSIIEEFSPDHVALEAPFYGKNVQSMLKLGRAQGVAMAAALNRNIPITEYAPKKIKQSVTGNGNASKEQVAAMLKSILKFEVDPKLLDATDALGVALTHHYQGGKVQSSSKSWKAFLSDNPNRVK, from the coding sequence ATGGAGAAATATAAGGAAAAAATCATATTAGGCATTGACCCAGGCACCACAGTCATGGGGTACGGTGTACTATTGGTCATAGGCCCTAAACTCAAAATCCTCCAGTTTGGTGTCATCCACCTCACCAAATACAAAACTCACGAGCTGAAACTTAAGAAAATCTATGAACGAGTCTCCTCGATCATAGAGGAGTTTAGTCCAGATCATGTGGCTTTAGAAGCACCCTTTTATGGGAAAAATGTGCAATCCATGCTCAAGCTCGGGCGAGCTCAAGGTGTAGCTATGGCCGCTGCACTCAATAGAAACATCCCCATCACTGAGTATGCCCCCAAGAAAATAAAGCAATCTGTCACGGGTAACGGAAATGCCTCCAAAGAACAGGTCGCTGCTATGCTCAAATCCATACTCAAATTTGAAGTAGACCCTAAACTACTGGATGCGACGGATGCTCTCGGCGTAGCACTGACACATCACTATCAAGGAGGCAAAGTGCAATCCAGCAGCAAAAGCTGGAAAGCATTTTTGTCGGACAACCCAAACCGAGTCAAATAA
- a CDS encoding lysylphosphatidylglycerol synthase domain-containing protein: MILRFEADVFYFMDLINSERIENKPRQILRSLWGWGVPSLVLIVLVYQLYGHADLSVTVWTSMQSKWLGLALLLLPLNIYMESYKWQYIMRRYASRSIWEVCKLILSGRSLNVFTPFGVGDAFARLADVDLKVRDRAIAALLGARITQMVPTLMLGSVSVLWMFAAGLDLSSLLHYIYVLGGVVAVLSVLFWFCATHIHRVRQQYRLSFSSLSSRQWGVMLLLSLGRYMVFTLQFCLVFYAVGLRLPLYQLILGVFWIFFFKTVVPNLTILGDLMKRELSAVLFFSLLTDEWVAVSLASAWVWVINIVLPAVGGVFFVSKTADRLV; this comes from the coding sequence ATGATCCTGCGATTTGAGGCAGATGTGTTTTACTTTATGGACTTAATCAATTCAGAACGGATAGAGAATAAACCTAGACAGATACTCCGATCACTGTGGGGCTGGGGAGTGCCAAGCTTGGTATTGATAGTTTTGGTGTATCAACTCTACGGTCATGCCGATCTATCAGTGACGGTATGGACAAGTATGCAGAGCAAGTGGTTAGGACTTGCCTTGTTGCTTCTACCCCTCAATATATATATGGAATCCTACAAGTGGCAGTATATCATGCGGAGATATGCATCACGTAGCATTTGGGAGGTATGCAAACTCATCTTGTCTGGACGAAGTCTCAATGTGTTTACCCCTTTTGGGGTTGGAGATGCATTTGCAAGATTGGCAGATGTGGATCTCAAAGTACGAGACAGGGCTATTGCAGCTTTGCTCGGAGCTCGCATTACTCAGATGGTCCCTACTTTGATGTTGGGTAGTGTGTCGGTTCTTTGGATGTTTGCAGCGGGCTTGGATTTATCTTCTTTGCTACACTATATCTATGTGTTGGGGGGAGTTGTTGCCGTTTTATCGGTATTGTTTTGGTTTTGTGCTACGCATATTCATCGAGTGAGACAGCAGTATAGACTGTCTTTTTCTTCATTGTCGAGTCGACAATGGGGTGTTATGCTTTTACTTTCGTTGGGCCGCTATATGGTTTTCACTCTTCAGTTTTGTTTGGTGTTTTATGCCGTGGGATTGCGTCTTCCTTTGTATCAATTGATACTTGGGGTGTTTTGGATATTTTTCTTTAAAACGGTCGTGCCCAACCTAACCATACTTGGGGATTTGATGAAAAGAGAGCTGTCTGCCGTGCTGTTCTTTTCGTTGCTGACAGATGAGTGGGTTGCTGTGTCTTTAGCCAGTGCTTGGGTGTGGGTGATCAATATTGTACTGCCTGCTGTAGGAGGAGTGTTTTTTGTGTCCAAAACTGCTGATCGACTGGTATGA
- a CDS encoding DUF1800 family protein: MPLTVLTGTLGKKRAAHLLRRACTGASIAQIDEFSGLTATEAFQRLVQEDLPTPLPPIDPKTGTEWITTGPTDNNGDNLSTLLNAWMIGQMLASDVDDAQKLSYSFRERIVFFMHTLFTTKREKVNNTRSIYYQNALFRHYAFDTNDIEVPTPNPDPDSTEILPPTVYPVNFKHLTKKMSVDNAMLKFLDGNLNVKGRPNENYARELLELYTIGRGLEGNIPETDTQGDYIYYTEEDVQAAAKVLSGFDTDTKEDSAPFTNIDIETGLPRGVIRGSNIATQHDQSIKTFSARMNNATVQADPDLLTGSSPTEESVLDEISQLIDLIYSQDETPRNICRRLYRFYVYHEVTPEVQADMIQAMADEFIASDYKLIPVLEKLFTSQEFYDGATDISDDMYGSIIKSPLDVTLGFTKNFGINVPNSQTETDSFYELTFSLLSEMSGQGMDYYEPFEVAGYSAYHQFPLYNRSWISPNYLTNRYNFIRNRVVPGDLQDIGDIKPITFIQDNISNDTARIAKDLIVALIEYFLPMSAYITFDGSGESEMTAERMAYFLDALVGSMDADPEAAWTTNWDNASDLEKIDNQLGNLLNAILQTPEYQLM, encoded by the coding sequence ATGCCATTAACAGTCCTCACTGGTACACTGGGAAAAAAAAGAGCAGCGCACTTGCTAAGAAGAGCCTGTACAGGTGCTAGCATAGCACAAATTGATGAATTCTCAGGACTGACGGCTACCGAAGCATTCCAACGACTGGTTCAAGAAGACTTACCTACGCCCCTTCCTCCTATTGACCCAAAAACTGGAACAGAATGGATCACAACAGGCCCGACAGACAATAATGGAGACAACCTATCCACTCTACTCAATGCTTGGATGATTGGACAAATGCTCGCCAGTGATGTAGACGATGCGCAAAAGCTATCATACTCTTTTCGGGAACGCATCGTGTTTTTTATGCATACACTCTTCACTACGAAACGAGAAAAAGTCAATAACACTCGATCGATATATTACCAAAACGCATTATTCAGGCATTATGCATTTGACACCAACGACATAGAAGTCCCTACTCCAAACCCTGACCCAGACTCTACTGAGATCCTCCCACCTACTGTCTATCCTGTCAATTTCAAGCACCTCACAAAAAAAATGAGTGTGGACAATGCGATGCTGAAATTCCTAGACGGCAATCTAAACGTAAAAGGCCGCCCAAATGAAAACTATGCAAGAGAGCTACTAGAACTATACACAATCGGGAGAGGACTAGAAGGCAACATTCCAGAAACCGACACACAAGGGGACTACATCTACTATACAGAAGAGGATGTACAGGCTGCAGCTAAAGTACTCTCTGGATTTGACACAGACACCAAGGAAGACAGTGCTCCATTCACAAATATCGATATAGAAACTGGGCTTCCCCGTGGTGTGATTCGAGGAAGCAATATCGCCACCCAACATGATCAAAGCATCAAGACATTCAGCGCTCGCATGAACAATGCCACGGTGCAGGCAGACCCAGATTTGCTCACTGGCAGCAGCCCCACCGAAGAAAGTGTACTCGACGAAATCAGTCAGTTGATAGATCTCATCTACAGCCAAGATGAAACTCCACGCAACATCTGCCGCAGACTCTACCGATTTTATGTCTATCACGAGGTGACTCCAGAGGTACAAGCAGATATGATCCAAGCCATGGCTGACGAGTTCATTGCTAGCGACTACAAACTCATCCCAGTGTTAGAGAAATTGTTCACCAGTCAAGAGTTCTACGATGGGGCAACAGATATCTCCGATGACATGTATGGCAGCATCATCAAATCACCTCTGGACGTTACACTGGGATTTACCAAAAACTTTGGCATCAACGTCCCAAACTCCCAGACTGAAACAGACAGCTTTTATGAGCTGACATTTTCGCTATTGAGCGAGATGTCTGGACAAGGAATGGACTATTACGAGCCATTTGAGGTAGCGGGCTACTCTGCCTATCATCAGTTTCCTCTGTACAACCGATCCTGGATCAGTCCAAACTACCTAACCAACCGATACAACTTTATTCGCAACAGAGTCGTACCAGGTGACCTACAAGACATTGGAGACATCAAACCAATCACATTCATCCAAGACAACATCTCTAATGATACGGCTCGGATAGCCAAAGACCTGATCGTTGCATTGATTGAGTATTTCTTACCGATGAGTGCATACATCACTTTTGACGGCTCAGGAGAGAGCGAGATGACCGCCGAAAGGATGGCGTATTTCCTCGATGCACTCGTGGGGTCTATGGATGCAGACCCAGAAGCAGCGTGGACGACCAACTGGGACAATGCCAGTGACCTTGAAAAAATTGACAACCAATTGGGCAACCTATTGAATGCCATACTTCAAACACCAGAATATCAACTGATGTAA